The Nicotiana tabacum cultivar K326 chromosome 5, ASM71507v2, whole genome shotgun sequence sequence ctcagtgatacccgaattttgggggattttgtattgagtcacgatattttcttatcagttatttatgtgattttcactattaagcttaTTTCGTTATGTTTTCAATTTAAAGATGCATGGTTATTTGTGATTATCAGCTTGCCTGGTACTGCGATATGCGTCATCGTTAACATGTGAGATTTTTGGTTGTAACAAGTTTCGCGAAACATTGATTTAACCTTAATGCTCTTTTTGGTAGGGTCTAGGAATCATCATATAAGATTCTCCTTAAAAAGCTAGTACTCCATAATACTGATTCTTTAAAACACGTGCTTAGGCAGGAAGGGAACCCTCACATCCATTTGTCAATTGTCACCGCCGCCTGAATATTCAACTGTAAGGGGCCTGCTTTCTGGACTAGTCAGTCACTAGTACTACTCAGTTCCAACCCTTTTCATTTTCTGCACACAAACAACTTTTTACGCAATTCTTTTCCTTCCCTCTCATAACCCCATTTATTGTATTTGATTGCcgataaaaaaaaaatccattcTAAGTACTTTCTATGGTACTTGTCAAATGCAACCAAGAATTCTCTCATTTTTACGCTGATAGAAAAGGGAAATAGGATTGTTCCTTTATAACCCAATGCAGAGGACCAGGAACTGAATCAAAGGTGGAAAGTTGAAGGGATCTTGACATTTTTTTTTGGGTATATAAGCAATGCTTCTTTCacagcagttcaagtttcaatttTTCAGCCACAATACTTGTCATATAACTCATTGCAAAAGCTCAAAAGTTCCAACTTTTAAGCAACTACTCTATAAGCCCACTCTGGAAGCATTTACAGTTAGGTGTGTAAAGCACAAACCTTTAGCTGTCTCTTTGAATGCAAATGAAGCTAGTTTTTCAGATGAACAATGTAATGTTGAAGAAAAGATTCAAGTGGCTAAGGAAAAAAGCTTTTGGGGTGCTGTAAGTTTGGTTGTAGGTACTGCTGTAGGGCCTGGAATGTTGGGATTACCTGCAGCAACTGTAAAATCTGGTCCACTTCCATCAACTATAGCTCTATTATTGACTTGGGTATATGTCATTTCCTCTATTATTCTTGTAGCTGAACTTAGTTTTGCTGCAATGGAGGAAGATGGGGTTGATGAAGTTAGCTTCACTAGTCTTGCAACCAAGACATTAGGAAGTAAAATTGGTTCTTTTGTTGCTTTGGTCTATGCTTCACTAACTTTTGCTTTGTTGGTAGCCTGTGTTTCAGGCATTGGTTCAATTATTTCTCAGTGGTTTTGCAAAATTAATCCTGTTATTGCCAATGGACTGTTTCCATCACTGGTTGGAGTAGTTTTGTGTTTGTTACCTTTTAAGGTTATTGATGTAGCAAACAGGTGTCTGTGCATTATGATGCTTGTCTCCATTACAGCACTTGTGGTAATTGGACTGTTTGTTGGGAGAATGAATATTGTAACTTCTTTTGGATTTGCTTCTTGGAGATTTTCCTCAATCTTGCCTGCTATTCCTGTGGCTGTACTTACAATGGGGTTCCATGTAATCACACCATTCATTTGTAAAATTGCTGGGAACACTATACATGATGCTAGAAAAGCAATAATTCTAGGTGGGACTATTCCTTTAATCATGGTTGTATCATGGAATTTGATTGTTTTGGGACTTTCTGGGAACAATGCTTCATATGTCTCAAGCGATCCGATCTCGCTCTTGCTCTCTGTTAATTCCTCTGCTCTACCAGCAGTTCAAGGTTTTGCATTTTCAGCATTGGCCACTAGCTTGATAGGATATGCTGTTAGTTTCCCGAAACAGGTTGTCGACACATTGGATTTGATCTTCAGTAATCCTAGAGGAGTAACAACTCAAGGTGAAGTAGGCAAAGTTGGATCAGCCAGTTTCAAGTTCAGGCGAAATCTTGGAAATGCAGGAGAAGTTTCTTATAGTGGAATCAAGAGTGATAATGATTTGGAAATTAGAGGGAAACACGGTTTCAAATCTTTGCAAAGCATTGTGATGCCTTTTGTTCTAGCTTTGCCAGTTCTCATTGGTTCTTTCTTTCCCTCTACATTTTCAAGAGCTCTCAATTTTGCTGGGATTTATGCAAACTGCTTTCTGTTTGGCATCCTTCCGCCGGTGATGACATACATTTATCAGTCCAGGAGAAAGCTCAGGTATGAGTATAGTACCACCACTAATTATAGAAAAGAGAATGgataaaaggaagaaaaaagaaaccAATTATGATTTCAACTCAGTACATGTTGTCTAACACAGTGCAAAAACTATAGCATGAAATTCTACTAGTAACAAATTTTATATGGTGTTAACTTTTCAACAGGTTAGGCATCCTACCAGGAGGGGATGGTGTGCTACTACTACTTTTGGCCATTGCTGTTACTCTAGCCATTTGGCATTAGGTGGCTAAGTATGCAACAACTTGTGTGGCATACTTGTTGACCCAATTTTCCTGTTTCTTGAAGGTTCAATGGAGCATAGCACAAGTAAACTGAGAAaatttttaaattgaaaaaatgaCTCTAACTTGAGGATATTTAAAAGAGCAGATACAAGAAAGGTCATAGTTGTTGTTGTGTGCCGAATATTTGCAACTTATTGGCGATTCTGTTAGAGTAAAAAGCTAGATTGGACAATATATTTGCAACTTAAAGTAGCTTGGAAGGGCAAAATCTGGATTTGCTCTTGCAGGGGAAACTTGTTAAGTGGGGCATCAATGTTGATTCTTGTATCAAACTCATTATGATCAGTCAACGGTTCGGTTCACCTGTTTGTGGAATGTGAGGGTTAAATATTAGTATGGCTTAAGTCGCAGCATTTGGCAATGGCAGATCTAAGCTATGTATTATGGGTGTTTAAGCACCCATTGCTTCTTCTGTTGGTATTAGAAGATTGATACAGTGTTTGTTATTTTAGTTGGTTAGTCTTTGAGTTGTTAGGACATTTGTTTTTCACTGTAGGTGTGCTAGATTACTAGCATTGCTTTTTTGTTCTACTGGTATTGTTTTGAGACAGCTGTTACAACTTTGAAAGTAAAATGCAACAACTCCAATAGTAGTAGTATAATTACAAACTGAAAGTAAAATACAACTAGGGAGACTTTTGCATCATAGCT is a genomic window containing:
- the LOC107777500 gene encoding uncharacterized protein LOC107777500, with the protein product MLLSQQFKFQFFSHNTCHITHCKSSKVPTFKQLLYKPTLEAFTVRCVKHKPLAVSLNANEASFSDEQCNVEEKIQVAKEKSFWGAVSLVVGTAVGPGMLGLPAATVKSGPLPSTIALLLTWVYVISSIILVAELSFAAMEEDGVDEVSFTSLATKTLGSKIGSFVALVYASLTFALLVACVSGIGSIISQWFCKINPVIANGLFPSLVGVVLCLLPFKVIDVANRCLCIMMLVSITALVVIGLFVGRMNIVTSFGFASWRFSSILPAIPVAVLTMGFHVITPFICKIAGNTIHDARKAIILGGTIPLIMVVSWNLIVLGLSGNNASYVSSDPISLLLSVNSSALPAVQGFAFSALATSLIGYAVSFPKQVVDTLDLIFSNPRGVTTQGEVGKVGSASFKFRRNLGNAGEVSYSGIKSDNDLEIRGKHGFKSLQSIVMPFVLALPVLIGSFFPSTFSRALNFAGIYANCFLFGILPPVMTYIYQSRRKLRLGILPGGDGVLLLLLAIAVTLAIWH